A genomic segment from Gopherus evgoodei ecotype Sinaloan lineage chromosome 6, rGopEvg1_v1.p, whole genome shotgun sequence encodes:
- the LOC115653269 gene encoding endoplasmic reticulum aminopeptidase 2-like isoform X1 translates to MLLLLLILNFVGINYALSGERSIENTSFPIATNGQPFPWNKLRLPGWILPVHYDLVIHPNLTSLIFMGSVKIEVTVVHETSTIVLHSKHLEIISAAIEEENGKTQADLKQMKVLEYPPHEQIAFLYAEPLQVDKKYFLSINYIANLSDGFYGFYKSTYKTKDGQTKLLASTHFEPTSARMAFPCFDEPSFKANYTIKIQRDGQHSALSNMPKVKTLKLDNNLFEDHFAESVKMSTYLVAFIVSDFQSVTGTTSSGIKVSVYVTPEKLNQARYALEAAIKILEFYEQYFGIYYPLPKQDLVAVPDFQSGAMENWGLTTYRETSLLYDPETSSASDKLWVTMVIGHELAHQWFGNLVTMEWWNDIWLNEGFARYMEFISVDATYPELQVVCRNDYLLGTCFAAMGRDSMNSSRPISSKAENPTQIKEMFDTVSYDKGACILHMLRNFLTEEVFQNGIIHYLKKHSYSNAKNNDLWTSLANTCSEEDFTSGKFCYSKSQVAKNAHSYYVDEHFDIAEIMNTWTLQKGIPLITVKQNHKRIKIRQERFLKGIFPHDPQWASMQIGFLWHVPLTYITSHSKSIGRHLLKNHSDTIELEEDVNWVKFNVDMNGYYIVHYEGNGWDTIIKLLTQNHTLFSYKDRASLIHNAFQLVSAGKLSLDRALDLTQYLQHESSNIVLLQGLGYLAVIYRMMERRNISDVTESLKRYILQHFKLVIDRQTWSDEGSISDRMLRSALLELACDLQYPPCVQKANELFSKWMESSGNLTNIPSDVLETVYSVGSKTANGWNFLLERYKVSMSGAEQRKICSALASCKDDAKLTRLLELAMEGHIIKTQDLSSVIYSVSTNPAGQHLAWKFVKKNWSKLLEKFPLGSFSIRMIIIGSTAQFSSKQELEEVKLFFESVKEEVSELRAPQIAVENIEKNIKWLERNLVTLTKWILENLK, encoded by the exons ATGCTATTGCTTTTACTCATTTTGAACTTTGTTGGAATTAATTATGCCCTCAGTGGAGAAAGAAGCATTGAAAACACATCTTTTCCTATAGCAACAAATGGACAACCATTTCCGTGGAATAAATTAAGGCTCCCTGGTTGGATCCTCCCAGTCCATTATGACCTTGTAATTCACCCGAATCTGACTTCATTAATATTCATGGGATCTGTGAAGATTGAAGTCACTGTGGTACATGAAACTAGCACCATAGTCTTGCATAGCAAACATCTGGAAATCATCAGTGCAGCTATTGAGGAGGAAAATGGAAAGACccaagcagatttaaaacaaatgaaagttttGGAATACCCGCCCCATGAGCAAATTGCCTTTCTATATGCTGAACCATTGCAAGTCGAtaagaagtatttcctttctaTAAACTATATTGCCAATCTTTCAGACGGTTTCTATGGCTTTTATAAAAGTACTTACAAAACTAAGGATGGTCAAACAAA ATTGTTGGCTTCTACTCATTTTGAACCTACTTCAGCCCGGATGGCATTCCCATGTTTTGACGAACCATCCTTTAAGGCAAATTATACAATAAAGATTCAGAGGGATGGGCAACATAGTGCACTATCTAATATGCCAAAG GTAAAGACTCTAAAGCTAGACAACAACCTGTTTGAAGATCACTTTGCAGAGAGCGTAAAAATGAGCACCTACTTGGTAGCATTTATAGTTAGTGATTTCCAGTCAGTCACTGGTACAACTTCATCTGGAATTAAG GTGTCAGTATATGTCACTCCAGAGAAACTGAATCAAGCTCGTTATGCACTTGAAGCTGCCATAAAGATATTGGAATTCTATGAGCAATATTTTGGTATCTATTACCCTCTCCCAAAACAAG ATCTTGTTGCTGTCCCTGACTTTCAATCAGGAGCCATGGAGAACTGGGGCCTGACCACATACAGAGAGACTTCTCTGCTTTATGATCCTGAGACTTCTTCAGCTTCTGACAAACTTTGGGTTACCATGGTGATAGGACATGAACTTGCTCATCAG TGGTTCGGTAATCTTGTTACCATGGAATGGTGGAATGACATCTGGCTGAATGAAGGGTTTGCTCGATACATGGAATTTATATCTGTTGATGCCACATACCCAGAGTTGCAAGTAGTATGTAGG AATGATTATTTGTTAGGTACCTGCTTTGCCGCAATGGGAAGAGACTCTATGAACTCATCTCGCCCCATATCTTCAAAAGCAGAAAACCCAACACAGATCAAGGAAATGTTTGATACTGTGTCATATGACAAG GGGGCTTGCATTCTGCACATGCTGCGGAACTTTCTGACTGAAGAGGTGTTCCAGAATGGAATAATTCATTACTTAAAAAAACACAGTTATAGTAATGCAAAGAATAATGATCTCTGGACCAGCTTGGCTAAT ACATGTTCAGAAGAGGACTTTACTTCTGGTAAATTTTGTTACAGCAAAAGTCAGGTGGCTAAGAATGCA CATAGCTATTATGTTGATGAACACTTTGATATCGCGGAGATAATGAACACATGGACACTCCAGAAAGGAATTCCACTGATTactgtaaaacaaaatcataaaagaattaaaataagACAAGAACGCTTCTTGAAAGGCATTTTCCCACATGATCCTCAGTGGGCCTCAATGCAGATTGG CTTCCTCTGGCATGTTCCCTTGACATACATCACAAGCCACTCCAAAAGTATTGGAAGACATTTACTGAAGAACCACTCAG ATACCATAGAACTAGAAGAAGACGTCAATTGGGTAAAATTCAATGTAGACATGAATGGCTATTACATTGTGCACTACGAAGGGAATGGATGGGACACAATCATTAAACTGTTGACTCAGAACCACACTCTCTTCAGCTACAAGGACCGAGCCAGCCTGATCCACAATGCATTTCAGCTAGTCAG TGCAGGAAAGCTATCACTGGATAGAGCTCTTGATCTGACGCAGTATCTCCAACATGAATCCAGTAACATAGTACTTTTGCAAGGCCTGGGTTACCTGGCAGTGATCTATCGAATGATGGAGAGAAGAAATATTTCCGATGTCACAGAAAGCCTCAAg AGGTACATCCTGCAACATTTTAAGCTGGTGATTGACAGGCAGACCTGGAGTGATGAGGGCTCCATCTCTGATAGAATGCTACGTTCTGCCCTCCTCGAGCTTGCATGTGACCTGCAATATCCTCCCTGTGTCCAGAAGGCAAATGAGCTTTTCAGCAAGTGGATGGAATCGAGTGGAAATTTAAC TAACATTCCTTCTGATGTCCTGGAGACTGTGTATTCTGTTGGATCTAAAACAGCTAATGGCTGGAATTTTCTTTTGGAAAGATATAAAGTGTCCATGTCTGGTGCTGAACAGAGAAAGATCTGTTCAGCTTTGGCAAGCTGCAAAGATGATGCAAAACTAACAAG GTTGCTGGAGCTTGCAATGGAGGGACATATTATCAAGACTCAAGACCTGTCATCAGTTATCTATAGTGTCAGCACAAATCCAGCTGGACAACATCTTGCATGgaaatttgtaaagaaaaattgGAGCAAACTACTAGAAAA ATTTCCTCTGGGGTCCTTCTCAATCAGAATGATTATAATTGGATCAACAGCACAGTTTTCTTCAAAACAAGAGCTGGAAGAG GTGAAGTTGTTTTTTGAATCTGTAAAGGAGGAAGTGTCAGAGCTGAGAGCACCCCAGATCGCCGTGGAGAATATTGAGAAGAATATAAAATGGCTGGAGAGAAATTTAGTTACATTAACAAAATGGATATTAGAGAATCTTAAGTAA
- the LOC115653269 gene encoding endoplasmic reticulum aminopeptidase 2-like isoform X4, producing MAFPCFDEPSFKANYTIKIQRDGQHSALSNMPKVKTLKLDNNLFEDHFAESVKMSTYLVAFIVSDFQSVTGTTSSGIKVSVYVTPEKLNQARYALEAAIKILEFYEQYFGIYYPLPKQDLVAVPDFQSGAMENWGLTTYRETSLLYDPETSSASDKLWVTMVIGHELAHQWFGNLVTMEWWNDIWLNEGFARYMEFISVDATYPELQVVCRNDYLLGTCFAAMGRDSMNSSRPISSKAENPTQIKEMFDTVSYDKGACILHMLRNFLTEEVFQNGIIHYLKKHSYSNAKNNDLWTSLANTCSEEDFTSGKFCYSKSQVAKNAHSYYVDEHFDIAEIMNTWTLQKGIPLITVKQNHKRIKIRQERFLKGIFPHDPQWASMQIGFLWHVPLTYITSHSKSIGRHLLKNHSDTIELEEDVNWVKFNVDMNGYYIVHYEGNGWDTIIKLLTQNHTLFSYKDRASLIHNAFQLVSAGKLSLDRALDLTQYLQHESSNIVLLQGLGYLAVIYRMMERRNISDVTESLKRYILQHFKLVIDRQTWSDEGSISDRMLRSALLELACDLQYPPCVQKANELFSKWMESSGNLTNIPSDVLETVYSVGSKTANGWNFLLERYKVSMSGAEQRKICSALASCKDDAKLTRLLELAMEGHIIKTQDLSSVIYSVSTNPAGQHLAWKFVKKNWSKLLEKFPLGSFSIRMIIIGSTAQFSSKQELEEVKLFFESVKEEVSELRAPQIAVENIEKNIKWLERNLVTLTKWILENLK from the exons ATGGCATTCCCATGTTTTGACGAACCATCCTTTAAGGCAAATTATACAATAAAGATTCAGAGGGATGGGCAACATAGTGCACTATCTAATATGCCAAAG GTAAAGACTCTAAAGCTAGACAACAACCTGTTTGAAGATCACTTTGCAGAGAGCGTAAAAATGAGCACCTACTTGGTAGCATTTATAGTTAGTGATTTCCAGTCAGTCACTGGTACAACTTCATCTGGAATTAAG GTGTCAGTATATGTCACTCCAGAGAAACTGAATCAAGCTCGTTATGCACTTGAAGCTGCCATAAAGATATTGGAATTCTATGAGCAATATTTTGGTATCTATTACCCTCTCCCAAAACAAG ATCTTGTTGCTGTCCCTGACTTTCAATCAGGAGCCATGGAGAACTGGGGCCTGACCACATACAGAGAGACTTCTCTGCTTTATGATCCTGAGACTTCTTCAGCTTCTGACAAACTTTGGGTTACCATGGTGATAGGACATGAACTTGCTCATCAG TGGTTCGGTAATCTTGTTACCATGGAATGGTGGAATGACATCTGGCTGAATGAAGGGTTTGCTCGATACATGGAATTTATATCTGTTGATGCCACATACCCAGAGTTGCAAGTAGTATGTAGG AATGATTATTTGTTAGGTACCTGCTTTGCCGCAATGGGAAGAGACTCTATGAACTCATCTCGCCCCATATCTTCAAAAGCAGAAAACCCAACACAGATCAAGGAAATGTTTGATACTGTGTCATATGACAAG GGGGCTTGCATTCTGCACATGCTGCGGAACTTTCTGACTGAAGAGGTGTTCCAGAATGGAATAATTCATTACTTAAAAAAACACAGTTATAGTAATGCAAAGAATAATGATCTCTGGACCAGCTTGGCTAAT ACATGTTCAGAAGAGGACTTTACTTCTGGTAAATTTTGTTACAGCAAAAGTCAGGTGGCTAAGAATGCA CATAGCTATTATGTTGATGAACACTTTGATATCGCGGAGATAATGAACACATGGACACTCCAGAAAGGAATTCCACTGATTactgtaaaacaaaatcataaaagaattaaaataagACAAGAACGCTTCTTGAAAGGCATTTTCCCACATGATCCTCAGTGGGCCTCAATGCAGATTGG CTTCCTCTGGCATGTTCCCTTGACATACATCACAAGCCACTCCAAAAGTATTGGAAGACATTTACTGAAGAACCACTCAG ATACCATAGAACTAGAAGAAGACGTCAATTGGGTAAAATTCAATGTAGACATGAATGGCTATTACATTGTGCACTACGAAGGGAATGGATGGGACACAATCATTAAACTGTTGACTCAGAACCACACTCTCTTCAGCTACAAGGACCGAGCCAGCCTGATCCACAATGCATTTCAGCTAGTCAG TGCAGGAAAGCTATCACTGGATAGAGCTCTTGATCTGACGCAGTATCTCCAACATGAATCCAGTAACATAGTACTTTTGCAAGGCCTGGGTTACCTGGCAGTGATCTATCGAATGATGGAGAGAAGAAATATTTCCGATGTCACAGAAAGCCTCAAg AGGTACATCCTGCAACATTTTAAGCTGGTGATTGACAGGCAGACCTGGAGTGATGAGGGCTCCATCTCTGATAGAATGCTACGTTCTGCCCTCCTCGAGCTTGCATGTGACCTGCAATATCCTCCCTGTGTCCAGAAGGCAAATGAGCTTTTCAGCAAGTGGATGGAATCGAGTGGAAATTTAAC TAACATTCCTTCTGATGTCCTGGAGACTGTGTATTCTGTTGGATCTAAAACAGCTAATGGCTGGAATTTTCTTTTGGAAAGATATAAAGTGTCCATGTCTGGTGCTGAACAGAGAAAGATCTGTTCAGCTTTGGCAAGCTGCAAAGATGATGCAAAACTAACAAG GTTGCTGGAGCTTGCAATGGAGGGACATATTATCAAGACTCAAGACCTGTCATCAGTTATCTATAGTGTCAGCACAAATCCAGCTGGACAACATCTTGCATGgaaatttgtaaagaaaaattgGAGCAAACTACTAGAAAA ATTTCCTCTGGGGTCCTTCTCAATCAGAATGATTATAATTGGATCAACAGCACAGTTTTCTTCAAAACAAGAGCTGGAAGAG GTGAAGTTGTTTTTTGAATCTGTAAAGGAGGAAGTGTCAGAGCTGAGAGCACCCCAGATCGCCGTGGAGAATATTGAGAAGAATATAAAATGGCTGGAGAGAAATTTAGTTACATTAACAAAATGGATATTAGAGAATCTTAAGTAA
- the LOC115653269 gene encoding endoplasmic reticulum aminopeptidase 2-like isoform X2: protein MLLLLLILNFVGINYALSGERSIENTSFPIATNGQPFPWNKLRLPGWILPVHYDLVIHPNLTSLIFMGSVKIEVTVVHETSTIVLHSKHLEIISAAIEEENGKTQADLKQMKVLEYPPHEQIAFLYAEPLQVDKKYFLSINYIANLSDGFYGFYKSTYKTKDGQTKLLASTHFEPTSARMAFPCFDEPSFKANYTIKIQRDGQHSALSNMPKVKTLKLDNNLFEDHFAESVKMSTYLVAFIVSDFQSVTGTTSSGIKVSVYVTPEKLNQARYALEAAIKILEFYEQYFGIYYPLPKQDLVAVPDFQSGAMENWGLTTYRETSLLYDPETSSASDKLWVTMVIGHELAHQWFGNLVTMEWWNDIWLNEGFARYMEFISVDATYPELQVNDYLLGTCFAAMGRDSMNSSRPISSKAENPTQIKEMFDTVSYDKGACILHMLRNFLTEEVFQNGIIHYLKKHSYSNAKNNDLWTSLANTCSEEDFTSGKFCYSKSQVAKNAHSYYVDEHFDIAEIMNTWTLQKGIPLITVKQNHKRIKIRQERFLKGIFPHDPQWASMQIGFLWHVPLTYITSHSKSIGRHLLKNHSDTIELEEDVNWVKFNVDMNGYYIVHYEGNGWDTIIKLLTQNHTLFSYKDRASLIHNAFQLVSAGKLSLDRALDLTQYLQHESSNIVLLQGLGYLAVIYRMMERRNISDVTESLKRYILQHFKLVIDRQTWSDEGSISDRMLRSALLELACDLQYPPCVQKANELFSKWMESSGNLTNIPSDVLETVYSVGSKTANGWNFLLERYKVSMSGAEQRKICSALASCKDDAKLTRLLELAMEGHIIKTQDLSSVIYSVSTNPAGQHLAWKFVKKNWSKLLEKFPLGSFSIRMIIIGSTAQFSSKQELEEVKLFFESVKEEVSELRAPQIAVENIEKNIKWLERNLVTLTKWILENLK from the exons ATGCTATTGCTTTTACTCATTTTGAACTTTGTTGGAATTAATTATGCCCTCAGTGGAGAAAGAAGCATTGAAAACACATCTTTTCCTATAGCAACAAATGGACAACCATTTCCGTGGAATAAATTAAGGCTCCCTGGTTGGATCCTCCCAGTCCATTATGACCTTGTAATTCACCCGAATCTGACTTCATTAATATTCATGGGATCTGTGAAGATTGAAGTCACTGTGGTACATGAAACTAGCACCATAGTCTTGCATAGCAAACATCTGGAAATCATCAGTGCAGCTATTGAGGAGGAAAATGGAAAGACccaagcagatttaaaacaaatgaaagttttGGAATACCCGCCCCATGAGCAAATTGCCTTTCTATATGCTGAACCATTGCAAGTCGAtaagaagtatttcctttctaTAAACTATATTGCCAATCTTTCAGACGGTTTCTATGGCTTTTATAAAAGTACTTACAAAACTAAGGATGGTCAAACAAA ATTGTTGGCTTCTACTCATTTTGAACCTACTTCAGCCCGGATGGCATTCCCATGTTTTGACGAACCATCCTTTAAGGCAAATTATACAATAAAGATTCAGAGGGATGGGCAACATAGTGCACTATCTAATATGCCAAAG GTAAAGACTCTAAAGCTAGACAACAACCTGTTTGAAGATCACTTTGCAGAGAGCGTAAAAATGAGCACCTACTTGGTAGCATTTATAGTTAGTGATTTCCAGTCAGTCACTGGTACAACTTCATCTGGAATTAAG GTGTCAGTATATGTCACTCCAGAGAAACTGAATCAAGCTCGTTATGCACTTGAAGCTGCCATAAAGATATTGGAATTCTATGAGCAATATTTTGGTATCTATTACCCTCTCCCAAAACAAG ATCTTGTTGCTGTCCCTGACTTTCAATCAGGAGCCATGGAGAACTGGGGCCTGACCACATACAGAGAGACTTCTCTGCTTTATGATCCTGAGACTTCTTCAGCTTCTGACAAACTTTGGGTTACCATGGTGATAGGACATGAACTTGCTCATCAG TGGTTCGGTAATCTTGTTACCATGGAATGGTGGAATGACATCTGGCTGAATGAAGGGTTTGCTCGATACATGGAATTTATATCTGTTGATGCCACATACCCAGAGTTGCAAGTA AATGATTATTTGTTAGGTACCTGCTTTGCCGCAATGGGAAGAGACTCTATGAACTCATCTCGCCCCATATCTTCAAAAGCAGAAAACCCAACACAGATCAAGGAAATGTTTGATACTGTGTCATATGACAAG GGGGCTTGCATTCTGCACATGCTGCGGAACTTTCTGACTGAAGAGGTGTTCCAGAATGGAATAATTCATTACTTAAAAAAACACAGTTATAGTAATGCAAAGAATAATGATCTCTGGACCAGCTTGGCTAAT ACATGTTCAGAAGAGGACTTTACTTCTGGTAAATTTTGTTACAGCAAAAGTCAGGTGGCTAAGAATGCA CATAGCTATTATGTTGATGAACACTTTGATATCGCGGAGATAATGAACACATGGACACTCCAGAAAGGAATTCCACTGATTactgtaaaacaaaatcataaaagaattaaaataagACAAGAACGCTTCTTGAAAGGCATTTTCCCACATGATCCTCAGTGGGCCTCAATGCAGATTGG CTTCCTCTGGCATGTTCCCTTGACATACATCACAAGCCACTCCAAAAGTATTGGAAGACATTTACTGAAGAACCACTCAG ATACCATAGAACTAGAAGAAGACGTCAATTGGGTAAAATTCAATGTAGACATGAATGGCTATTACATTGTGCACTACGAAGGGAATGGATGGGACACAATCATTAAACTGTTGACTCAGAACCACACTCTCTTCAGCTACAAGGACCGAGCCAGCCTGATCCACAATGCATTTCAGCTAGTCAG TGCAGGAAAGCTATCACTGGATAGAGCTCTTGATCTGACGCAGTATCTCCAACATGAATCCAGTAACATAGTACTTTTGCAAGGCCTGGGTTACCTGGCAGTGATCTATCGAATGATGGAGAGAAGAAATATTTCCGATGTCACAGAAAGCCTCAAg AGGTACATCCTGCAACATTTTAAGCTGGTGATTGACAGGCAGACCTGGAGTGATGAGGGCTCCATCTCTGATAGAATGCTACGTTCTGCCCTCCTCGAGCTTGCATGTGACCTGCAATATCCTCCCTGTGTCCAGAAGGCAAATGAGCTTTTCAGCAAGTGGATGGAATCGAGTGGAAATTTAAC TAACATTCCTTCTGATGTCCTGGAGACTGTGTATTCTGTTGGATCTAAAACAGCTAATGGCTGGAATTTTCTTTTGGAAAGATATAAAGTGTCCATGTCTGGTGCTGAACAGAGAAAGATCTGTTCAGCTTTGGCAAGCTGCAAAGATGATGCAAAACTAACAAG GTTGCTGGAGCTTGCAATGGAGGGACATATTATCAAGACTCAAGACCTGTCATCAGTTATCTATAGTGTCAGCACAAATCCAGCTGGACAACATCTTGCATGgaaatttgtaaagaaaaattgGAGCAAACTACTAGAAAA ATTTCCTCTGGGGTCCTTCTCAATCAGAATGATTATAATTGGATCAACAGCACAGTTTTCTTCAAAACAAGAGCTGGAAGAG GTGAAGTTGTTTTTTGAATCTGTAAAGGAGGAAGTGTCAGAGCTGAGAGCACCCCAGATCGCCGTGGAGAATATTGAGAAGAATATAAAATGGCTGGAGAGAAATTTAGTTACATTAACAAAATGGATATTAGAGAATCTTAAGTAA
- the LOC115653269 gene encoding endoplasmic reticulum aminopeptidase 2-like isoform X3, producing MGSVKIEVTVVHETSTIVLHSKHLEIISAAIEEENGKTQADLKQMKVLEYPPHEQIAFLYAEPLQVDKKYFLSINYIANLSDGFYGFYKSTYKTKDGQTKLLASTHFEPTSARMAFPCFDEPSFKANYTIKIQRDGQHSALSNMPKVKTLKLDNNLFEDHFAESVKMSTYLVAFIVSDFQSVTGTTSSGIKVSVYVTPEKLNQARYALEAAIKILEFYEQYFGIYYPLPKQDLVAVPDFQSGAMENWGLTTYRETSLLYDPETSSASDKLWVTMVIGHELAHQWFGNLVTMEWWNDIWLNEGFARYMEFISVDATYPELQVVCRNDYLLGTCFAAMGRDSMNSSRPISSKAENPTQIKEMFDTVSYDKGACILHMLRNFLTEEVFQNGIIHYLKKHSYSNAKNNDLWTSLANTCSEEDFTSGKFCYSKSQVAKNAHSYYVDEHFDIAEIMNTWTLQKGIPLITVKQNHKRIKIRQERFLKGIFPHDPQWASMQIGFLWHVPLTYITSHSKSIGRHLLKNHSDTIELEEDVNWVKFNVDMNGYYIVHYEGNGWDTIIKLLTQNHTLFSYKDRASLIHNAFQLVSAGKLSLDRALDLTQYLQHESSNIVLLQGLGYLAVIYRMMERRNISDVTESLKRYILQHFKLVIDRQTWSDEGSISDRMLRSALLELACDLQYPPCVQKANELFSKWMESSGNLTNIPSDVLETVYSVGSKTANGWNFLLERYKVSMSGAEQRKICSALASCKDDAKLTRLLELAMEGHIIKTQDLSSVIYSVSTNPAGQHLAWKFVKKNWSKLLEKFPLGSFSIRMIIIGSTAQFSSKQELEEVKLFFESVKEEVSELRAPQIAVENIEKNIKWLERNLVTLTKWILENLK from the exons ATGGGATCTGTGAAGATTGAAGTCACTGTGGTACATGAAACTAGCACCATAGTCTTGCATAGCAAACATCTGGAAATCATCAGTGCAGCTATTGAGGAGGAAAATGGAAAGACccaagcagatttaaaacaaatgaaagttttGGAATACCCGCCCCATGAGCAAATTGCCTTTCTATATGCTGAACCATTGCAAGTCGAtaagaagtatttcctttctaTAAACTATATTGCCAATCTTTCAGACGGTTTCTATGGCTTTTATAAAAGTACTTACAAAACTAAGGATGGTCAAACAAA ATTGTTGGCTTCTACTCATTTTGAACCTACTTCAGCCCGGATGGCATTCCCATGTTTTGACGAACCATCCTTTAAGGCAAATTATACAATAAAGATTCAGAGGGATGGGCAACATAGTGCACTATCTAATATGCCAAAG GTAAAGACTCTAAAGCTAGACAACAACCTGTTTGAAGATCACTTTGCAGAGAGCGTAAAAATGAGCACCTACTTGGTAGCATTTATAGTTAGTGATTTCCAGTCAGTCACTGGTACAACTTCATCTGGAATTAAG GTGTCAGTATATGTCACTCCAGAGAAACTGAATCAAGCTCGTTATGCACTTGAAGCTGCCATAAAGATATTGGAATTCTATGAGCAATATTTTGGTATCTATTACCCTCTCCCAAAACAAG ATCTTGTTGCTGTCCCTGACTTTCAATCAGGAGCCATGGAGAACTGGGGCCTGACCACATACAGAGAGACTTCTCTGCTTTATGATCCTGAGACTTCTTCAGCTTCTGACAAACTTTGGGTTACCATGGTGATAGGACATGAACTTGCTCATCAG TGGTTCGGTAATCTTGTTACCATGGAATGGTGGAATGACATCTGGCTGAATGAAGGGTTTGCTCGATACATGGAATTTATATCTGTTGATGCCACATACCCAGAGTTGCAAGTAGTATGTAGG AATGATTATTTGTTAGGTACCTGCTTTGCCGCAATGGGAAGAGACTCTATGAACTCATCTCGCCCCATATCTTCAAAAGCAGAAAACCCAACACAGATCAAGGAAATGTTTGATACTGTGTCATATGACAAG GGGGCTTGCATTCTGCACATGCTGCGGAACTTTCTGACTGAAGAGGTGTTCCAGAATGGAATAATTCATTACTTAAAAAAACACAGTTATAGTAATGCAAAGAATAATGATCTCTGGACCAGCTTGGCTAAT ACATGTTCAGAAGAGGACTTTACTTCTGGTAAATTTTGTTACAGCAAAAGTCAGGTGGCTAAGAATGCA CATAGCTATTATGTTGATGAACACTTTGATATCGCGGAGATAATGAACACATGGACACTCCAGAAAGGAATTCCACTGATTactgtaaaacaaaatcataaaagaattaaaataagACAAGAACGCTTCTTGAAAGGCATTTTCCCACATGATCCTCAGTGGGCCTCAATGCAGATTGG CTTCCTCTGGCATGTTCCCTTGACATACATCACAAGCCACTCCAAAAGTATTGGAAGACATTTACTGAAGAACCACTCAG ATACCATAGAACTAGAAGAAGACGTCAATTGGGTAAAATTCAATGTAGACATGAATGGCTATTACATTGTGCACTACGAAGGGAATGGATGGGACACAATCATTAAACTGTTGACTCAGAACCACACTCTCTTCAGCTACAAGGACCGAGCCAGCCTGATCCACAATGCATTTCAGCTAGTCAG TGCAGGAAAGCTATCACTGGATAGAGCTCTTGATCTGACGCAGTATCTCCAACATGAATCCAGTAACATAGTACTTTTGCAAGGCCTGGGTTACCTGGCAGTGATCTATCGAATGATGGAGAGAAGAAATATTTCCGATGTCACAGAAAGCCTCAAg AGGTACATCCTGCAACATTTTAAGCTGGTGATTGACAGGCAGACCTGGAGTGATGAGGGCTCCATCTCTGATAGAATGCTACGTTCTGCCCTCCTCGAGCTTGCATGTGACCTGCAATATCCTCCCTGTGTCCAGAAGGCAAATGAGCTTTTCAGCAAGTGGATGGAATCGAGTGGAAATTTAAC TAACATTCCTTCTGATGTCCTGGAGACTGTGTATTCTGTTGGATCTAAAACAGCTAATGGCTGGAATTTTCTTTTGGAAAGATATAAAGTGTCCATGTCTGGTGCTGAACAGAGAAAGATCTGTTCAGCTTTGGCAAGCTGCAAAGATGATGCAAAACTAACAAG GTTGCTGGAGCTTGCAATGGAGGGACATATTATCAAGACTCAAGACCTGTCATCAGTTATCTATAGTGTCAGCACAAATCCAGCTGGACAACATCTTGCATGgaaatttgtaaagaaaaattgGAGCAAACTACTAGAAAA ATTTCCTCTGGGGTCCTTCTCAATCAGAATGATTATAATTGGATCAACAGCACAGTTTTCTTCAAAACAAGAGCTGGAAGAG GTGAAGTTGTTTTTTGAATCTGTAAAGGAGGAAGTGTCAGAGCTGAGAGCACCCCAGATCGCCGTGGAGAATATTGAGAAGAATATAAAATGGCTGGAGAGAAATTTAGTTACATTAACAAAATGGATATTAGAGAATCTTAAGTAA